The Quercus robur chromosome 7, dhQueRobu3.1, whole genome shotgun sequence genome has a segment encoding these proteins:
- the LOC126692283 gene encoding uncharacterized protein LOC126692283 encodes MEEPLLSSVSEQRSEAATEKEGEKWSSYQYVGRTGSVIPTASLAGTEVSVEEIRTAGSFSDHYPPSIHAALVSSPEPDPNVQAIVYQGGYGGEYGGTGATTDFQRQLLDEVEIRELLIDHVGHRCCWGSRPARTWKIHTVEDCNVYVGTLDTFIEERELITETEAYLGGNIDGKDTGPELGIWELDLRSQFPLLFTSYEESRAKIPHSETIEKCSGCDGRGNIVCPTCNASQEPGFFKENQMTECPACYGRGLIAHRDGSDTKCVKCNGKGKIPCATCASRGLIKCETCNASGSLRSHKVAIVRWKTLSTRKVSATSGAASVPDEVFHRAKGVQLCNTQAYQCTPAFFADSFSLNKFSSEVIAERAPVPPSARVICERHTISVVPVTRVTMSHRNRSFTFYIIGFSREVYLKDYYPSRFCWGLCPCLEWLKL; translated from the exons atggAGGAGCCTCTGCTCTCATCAGTCTCAG AACAAAGAAGTGAAGCGGCAACAGAGAAAGAAGGTGAAAAATGGAGCTCGTACCAGTACGTGGGAAGAACAGGCTCTGTGATTCCTACTGCTTCGTTGGCCGGCACTGAAGTCAGCGTTGAAGAGATTCGAACGGCGGGTTCTTTTTCCGATCATTACCCGCCTTCCATTCATGCCGCTTTGGTTAGTTCGCCTGAGCCCGATCCCAATG TGCAAGCTATTGTTTATCAAGGTGGATATGGAGGAGAATATGGTGGAACTGGAGCCACCACTGATTTCCAGAG GCAATTATTGGATGAAGTAGAGATACGAGAATTGCTCATTGATCATGTTGGTCATCGTTGCTGCTGGGGAAGTCGTCCAGCTCGGACGTGGAAGATTCATACGGTTGAAGACTGCAATGTTTATGTAGGAACTCTAGATACGTTTATAGAGGAAAGGGAACTTATAACAGAAACAGAGGCCTACCTCGGTGGAAATATTGATGGAAAGGATACTGGACCTGAACTTGGAATCTGGGAATTGGATTTAAGGTCTCAGTTCCCTCTCCTATTTACATCTTACGAAGAATCACGGGCAAAAATTCCCCATTCTGAAACCATTGAGAAATGCTCAG GATGTGATGGACGGGGAAATATTGTCTGTCCTACATGCAATGCAAGCCAAGAACCTggattttttaaggaaaatcaGATGACTGAATGCCCTGCTTGTTATGGAAGAGGTTTAATTGCCCATAGAGATGGATCAGACACAAA ATGTGTGAAATGTAATGGCAAGGGAAAGATTCCCTGTGCAACTTGTGCATCTCGTGGACTAATTAAATGTGAGACATGTAATGCAAGTGGTTCTCTTCGGTCGCACAAGGTCGCCATTGTTCGAtg GAAGACACTTTCAACTCGAAAAGTTAGTGCAACAAGTGGAGCAGCATCAGTTCCTGACGAAGTTTTCCACAGAGCCAAAGGTGTCCAGTTGTGCAACACTCAGGCATATCAATGCACTCCTGCCTTTTTTGCtgactctttctccctcaacaAGTTTTCTTCTGAAGTTATTGCGGAGAGAGCACCTGTACCTCCCTCTGCAAGAGTCATATGTGAGAGGCATACCATCTCTGTTGTGCCAGTTACGCGTGTCACCATGTCTCATCGCAATCGATCCTTCACTTTCTATATTATTGGCTTTAGCAGGGAGGTCTACTTGAAGGACTATTATCCTTCTAGGTTTTGTTGGGGGCTATGTCCTTGCTTGGAATGGTTGAAGCTGTAA